A stretch of Acetobacteroides hydrogenigenes DNA encodes these proteins:
- the alaS gene encoding alanine--tRNA ligase produces MNSNEIRKTFFDFFRSKQHEIVPSAPMVVKNDPTLMFTNAGMNQFKDIFLGNQPAKFPRVADSQKCLRVSGKHNDLEEVGHDTYHHTMFEMLGNWSFGDYFKEEAIAWAWELLTDVYKLPKDRLYASYFGGSKDDNMEADLEAFEIWKKYLPEAQILPGSKKDNFWEMGETGPCGPCSEIHIDLRDDDERAKVAGRDLVNKDNPLVIEIWNNVFMQFNRKANGDLELLPAKHVDTGMGFERLCMALQGKKSNYDTDVFQPMITKLAEMSGKKYGENKEADIAMRVIADHLRAIAFSIADGQLPSNVKAGYVIRRILRRAVRYGYTFLGFNEPFINKLIPTLVGQMGEQFPELKSQQVLIEKVITEEEAAFLRTLETGIRHLDSIIEKAKAEGKNEIDGKTAFVLNDTFGFPYDLTELIAREKGFTVDKVGFEKELEEQKNRSRNAAAVETDDWVELRKFDTEEFIGYDHSSADVVIARYRAVKSKNKTQYQLVFDRTPFYGESGGQVGDSGYIESESERINIIDTVKENNLIVHITDKLPQDASANFHAVVNEEARTATANNHSATHLLHFALRQVLGTHVEQKGSLVRPDGLRFDFAHFQKVTDEEIKQVERIVNELIRKNTPLNERREAPIEEAQKMGAMALFGEKYGDKVRVIQFGESVELCGGTHVPATGQIGIIKITSESAIAAGVRRIEAVTAKGAEELIYGQEESLKEVKALLNNPANLSAGLKKLIDEAAELRKTIDALMREKVVALKGELKAKITEVNGVKVLAEEVALSPDAIKDLAFQLKGEHADLLIVIGAVNDGKPSLTVAAGDALIKDKGVNAGQIIREAAKEIQGGGGGQPFFAQAGGKNAQGIAKAIAKAVELGTK; encoded by the coding sequence ATGAATTCGAATGAGATTAGGAAAACATTCTTTGATTTCTTCCGCTCGAAGCAGCACGAGATTGTGCCTTCGGCTCCCATGGTCGTAAAAAACGACCCTACGCTGATGTTTACCAACGCTGGTATGAACCAGTTTAAGGACATCTTTTTGGGCAACCAACCCGCCAAGTTTCCCCGTGTTGCCGACTCGCAGAAGTGCCTGCGCGTATCGGGTAAGCACAACGACCTCGAAGAGGTAGGCCACGATACCTACCACCACACCATGTTCGAGATGCTGGGCAACTGGTCGTTTGGTGACTACTTTAAGGAGGAAGCCATCGCTTGGGCTTGGGAGCTGCTAACCGACGTGTACAAGCTACCTAAGGATCGTCTCTACGCCTCGTACTTTGGCGGTAGCAAGGACGATAATATGGAGGCCGACCTAGAGGCTTTCGAAATATGGAAGAAGTACCTTCCGGAAGCACAAATCCTACCCGGTTCTAAGAAGGACAACTTCTGGGAAATGGGCGAAACTGGTCCATGCGGCCCTTGTTCTGAAATTCATATCGATCTACGAGATGACGACGAGCGTGCTAAAGTAGCAGGTCGTGATCTTGTTAATAAGGATAATCCTCTTGTAATTGAAATATGGAATAACGTATTCATGCAGTTCAACCGCAAGGCAAACGGCGACCTAGAGCTGCTACCTGCCAAGCACGTTGACACCGGCATGGGATTCGAGCGCCTCTGCATGGCCCTACAAGGCAAGAAGAGCAACTACGATACCGACGTATTCCAACCAATGATTACGAAGCTTGCCGAAATGTCGGGTAAGAAGTACGGTGAGAACAAGGAGGCCGATATCGCCATGCGCGTTATTGCCGACCACCTTCGTGCCATCGCCTTCTCGATTGCAGACGGTCAGCTGCCATCGAACGTTAAGGCAGGATACGTTATTCGCCGAATCCTTCGCCGTGCCGTTCGCTACGGGTACACGTTCCTTGGCTTCAACGAGCCATTCATCAACAAGCTTATTCCAACTCTTGTTGGACAGATGGGCGAGCAGTTCCCTGAGCTTAAATCGCAACAGGTGCTCATCGAAAAGGTGATTACCGAAGAGGAGGCTGCATTCCTTCGCACCCTCGAAACGGGCATTCGTCACCTAGATTCGATCATCGAAAAAGCAAAAGCCGAAGGAAAGAACGAAATCGACGGTAAAACCGCCTTCGTACTTAACGACACCTTTGGTTTCCCATACGACCTTACCGAACTGATTGCCCGCGAAAAGGGATTCACCGTTGATAAGGTGGGTTTTGAAAAAGAACTAGAGGAGCAAAAGAACCGTTCGCGCAACGCAGCAGCCGTTGAAACCGACGACTGGGTGGAGCTACGCAAGTTCGACACCGAAGAGTTTATCGGTTACGACCATAGCAGCGCCGATGTGGTAATTGCCCGCTACCGTGCCGTTAAGAGCAAGAATAAAACTCAGTACCAGCTGGTGTTCGACCGCACCCCATTCTACGGCGAGAGCGGTGGACAGGTGGGCGACTCGGGCTACATCGAGTCGGAAAGCGAGCGAATCAACATCATCGACACCGTTAAGGAGAATAACCTTATCGTACATATCACCGATAAGCTTCCACAGGATGCATCGGCCAATTTCCATGCGGTAGTAAACGAGGAGGCTCGCACAGCCACCGCCAACAACCACTCGGCAACCCACCTACTCCACTTTGCGCTTCGTCAGGTGCTAGGCACACACGTTGAGCAAAAGGGATCGTTGGTTCGCCCTGATGGATTACGCTTCGACTTTGCCCACTTCCAGAAGGTAACCGACGAGGAGATTAAGCAGGTTGAGCGCATCGTAAACGAGCTTATCCGCAAGAATACCCCGCTAAACGAACGTCGCGAAGCCCCAATCGAAGAGGCTCAAAAGATGGGCGCCATGGCGCTATTCGGCGAGAAGTATGGCGATAAGGTTCGCGTTATCCAGTTTGGCGAGTCGGTTGAGCTTTGCGGTGGAACCCACGTACCAGCAACCGGTCAAATTGGAATCATCAAGATAACCTCCGAAAGCGCCATTGCAGCAGGTGTTCGCCGTATTGAGGCGGTTACCGCAAAGGGTGCAGAGGAGCTAATCTACGGTCAGGAAGAATCATTAAAAGAGGTAAAAGCACTGCTCAACAACCCAGCCAACCTATCAGCAGGACTAAAGAAGCTGATCGATGAGGCGGCAGAGCTCCGCAAAACCATCGATGCGCTGATGCGCGAAAAGGTGGTGGCGCTAAAGGGCGAACTGAAGGCTAAGATTACCGAGGTAAACGGCGTTAAAGTGCTTGCCGAAGAGGTTGCCCTTAGTCCAGATGCCATTAAGGACCTTGCCTTCCAGCTAAAGGGCGAGCATGCCGATCTGCTTATAGTAATAGGTGCAGTGAACGACGGCAAGCCAAGCCTTACCGTTGCAGCCGGCGATGCCCTTATCAAGGATAAGGGGGTAAATGCCGGACAGATTATCCGCGAGGCTGCCAAAGAGATCCAAGGTGGCGGCGGCGGTCAGCCATTCTTTGCCCAAGCCGGCGGAAAGAACGCCCAGGGCATAGCAAAGGCCATTGCTAAAGCCGTAGAGCTAGGAACGAAATAA
- a CDS encoding SDR family oxidoreductase — MKKKALVVGAGSDMGRCIINRLGSEYDICYTYRSKRDNLPEGTSFQLDITNIEAIEAVFAQIGALDLIVTASFPYINTSLDSLDDYTMMERYLRGYVAIFTLAKKHLNKGGLLVNLLGQSADFGLPSAPHYGASFAYIDNLAKSYNARYGRQGLMNVFNLQLGPVETALWAGVSADERKYFEDRVQAFIDPKEVAELIYNVARMKMIPTKLVLDGYFSLPI, encoded by the coding sequence ATGAAGAAAAAAGCGCTAGTGGTAGGCGCAGGCTCCGATATGGGGCGCTGCATCATCAATCGGCTCGGCAGCGAGTACGATATCTGCTATACCTACCGATCGAAAAGGGACAACCTACCCGAAGGAACCTCATTCCAGCTAGATATTACCAACATTGAAGCGATCGAAGCGGTTTTCGCGCAGATCGGAGCGCTGGACCTAATCGTAACCGCCTCGTTCCCGTACATCAACACCAGCCTCGACTCGCTGGATGATTATACCATGATGGAGCGCTACCTGCGCGGCTACGTGGCCATCTTCACGCTGGCCAAGAAGCACCTCAACAAGGGCGGGCTGCTGGTGAACCTGCTGGGGCAGAGCGCCGACTTCGGACTACCCTCGGCGCCGCACTACGGCGCCAGCTTCGCCTACATCGACAATTTGGCCAAGAGCTACAACGCCCGCTACGGCCGTCAGGGGCTGATGAACGTGTTCAACCTGCAGCTGGGCCCGGTGGAAACCGCCCTCTGGGCAGGGGTGAGCGCCGACGAGCGCAAGTATTTCGAGGATCGAGTACAAGCGTTTATCGATCCTAAAGAGGTAGCCGAGCTTATCTACAACGTTGCCCGAATGAAGATGATCCCCACCAAGCTGGTGCTCGACGGCTACTTTAGCCTACCCATATAA
- a CDS encoding DMT family transporter translates to MSNRKGATLLFIGCLLMGSMGTFANFVQGTHPLNILLMRYGFALAGLLVILLMQFIISTDKAKQYVSLNWSAAKASPKVYLLTGLVSALVMATYVMGTLLFSVGLSVVMLYTATIYLPFTEKIIRRYFIPNLKRSTFGSRYYLSSAINLLGLLLIVGASLSDTKLSILGLISALSSGFLFSILMVQVRAMKGCGIDAEHTLVSGALVGFTLFLPAAFMLPISFTTYNIFAASGLGVLATAIGGIFYFKGFSAVRPDLAPLLAYFEPIFGSMLALIFLGERYSLLAVAGVILIIGTSFAYTYLTRSENSPQGER, encoded by the coding sequence ATGAGCAATAGAAAAGGGGCCACGCTGCTCTTCATCGGATGCCTTTTGATGGGCTCCATGGGCACCTTCGCCAACTTCGTGCAGGGCACCCATCCGCTAAACATCCTGCTGATGCGCTACGGCTTTGCCCTTGCCGGGCTGCTGGTTATTCTGCTGATGCAATTCATCATTTCAACGGATAAGGCCAAGCAGTACGTTAGCCTCAACTGGAGCGCCGCAAAGGCATCGCCCAAGGTGTACCTGCTCACGGGGCTGGTGTCGGCGCTGGTGATGGCCACCTACGTCATGGGTACGCTCCTCTTCTCGGTAGGCCTAAGCGTGGTGATGCTCTACACCGCCACCATCTACCTGCCGTTCACCGAAAAGATTATACGCCGATACTTCATCCCCAACCTTAAGCGGTCGACCTTTGGAAGTCGGTACTACCTCTCATCGGCCATCAACCTGCTAGGGCTACTGCTTATTGTAGGCGCAAGCCTTTCGGACACCAAGCTGAGCATCCTCGGGCTGATTTCGGCGCTATCGTCCGGCTTCCTCTTCAGCATCCTGATGGTGCAGGTTAGGGCCATGAAGGGCTGCGGCATCGATGCCGAGCACACGCTCGTAAGCGGGGCGCTAGTCGGCTTTACGCTATTTCTGCCCGCAGCGTTTATGCTCCCCATATCGTTCACCACCTACAACATCTTCGCCGCAAGCGGGCTTGGCGTGCTGGCAACCGCCATTGGCGGCATCTTCTACTTTAAGGGATTTAGCGCTGTGCGCCCCGACCTAGCCCCGCTCCTCGCCTACTTCGAGCCCATCTTTGGGTCGATGCTGGCGCTCATCTTCCTTGGCGAACGCTACAGCCTACTGGCAGTAGCCGGGGTTATTCTGATTATAGGCACCAGCTTTGCCTACACCTACCTTACCCGAAGCGAGAACAGCCCACAAGGCGAACGCTAA
- a CDS encoding BlaI/MecI/CopY family transcriptional regulator, protein MEKLTRQEEKVMQAVWKTGEGAIKDILENYPDKKKPHYNTLATVIKILEPKGYVGHKTFGNVNVYFPLVKQEEYTAQFLSGFVNNYFGNSYKNVVSFFARNEKLSEEDLKDILEMIQKNKEKP, encoded by the coding sequence ATGGAAAAGCTAACACGACAAGAAGAAAAGGTAATGCAAGCGGTTTGGAAAACGGGCGAAGGCGCCATTAAGGACATCCTCGAAAACTACCCCGACAAGAAGAAGCCGCACTACAATACCCTTGCTACCGTGATTAAAATTTTAGAGCCCAAAGGCTACGTTGGCCATAAAACCTTTGGTAACGTAAACGTATACTTCCCGCTGGTAAAGCAGGAGGAGTACACCGCCCAGTTCCTTTCGGGATTTGTAAACAACTACTTCGGCAACTCGTACAAGAACGTGGTATCGTTTTTTGCCCGTAATGAAAAGCTCAGCGAAGAGGACTTAAAGGATATCCTGGAAATGATCCAGAAAAATAAGGAAAAGCCATGA
- a CDS encoding TonB family protein: MTTEFLIYLAKVALSILLLMGLFKLALAADRSFARNRFYLMGAILWSIAIPLLTMQHGETAEGMMPAIVITPTYTINLPELVVTAQGADAQGSAWGDPTTIILTIYLTGVAIFLLRMMGSYARVLYIIATSKNYTIDSYTIKVTRAAIAPFAFFGWIVFPEKLIDHRDLTKMLLHERVHSRQLHSIDLLLGEFFAVFQWFNPASWMLKKLITENHEYTADRAVIDLGVSSYEYQASLVNATVGREVVPVSHFSLILIKKRIKMMNKTSNSIWLRAKGILVPVAFVSALVLTSFTVEMGVDKISKDNATSTSTDASTSFTQLASEAALQDDKIYNTAEVMPTFKGKEATLGFREYIVKNLKYPEVALKNGIQGNVYVQFVVEKDGSVSKVKILKGVDPSLDKEAIRVVSQATGWKAGEIKGKPVRVSFTFPIRYMLSDGAKVSKKGKGEEEVFFVAEDMPTFNGKEASLGFREYVGANLKYPEEAAKKGIQGTVYVQFIVEASGEVSNVKVLRGTDPSLDQEAIRIVKNSPRWTPGKQRGENVRVSFTFPIKFKLDGASETTKTSEDFSKVLKIVNGKEYTGDLNKIEIVDQITVLKGEKAIAKYGEKGKNGVVEITVVEGTSESKVLNGVNIIGEK, encoded by the coding sequence ATGACAACCGAATTCCTAATCTACCTAGCCAAGGTTGCGCTCAGCATCCTGCTGCTGATGGGGCTCTTTAAGCTAGCCCTTGCCGCCGACCGATCGTTTGCCCGCAACCGCTTCTACCTAATGGGAGCCATCCTCTGGAGCATCGCCATACCGCTGCTTACCATGCAGCACGGCGAAACAGCAGAAGGAATGATGCCCGCCATCGTCATAACACCAACCTATACCATTAACCTGCCCGAGCTGGTAGTCACCGCGCAAGGAGCGGATGCGCAAGGTAGCGCTTGGGGAGATCCCACTACCATTATCCTCACCATCTACCTTACAGGTGTTGCCATCTTTCTTTTGCGGATGATGGGGTCGTATGCCCGCGTGCTCTACATCATCGCCACTTCCAAGAATTATACTATCGATAGCTATACTATAAAGGTGACCCGTGCGGCCATCGCCCCTTTTGCCTTCTTCGGATGGATTGTCTTTCCCGAGAAGCTCATCGACCACCGCGACCTTACCAAGATGCTGCTCCACGAGCGCGTGCATAGCCGGCAGCTGCACTCCATCGACCTCCTCTTGGGCGAGTTTTTCGCGGTGTTCCAGTGGTTTAACCCGGCATCATGGATGCTCAAGAAGCTCATCACCGAGAACCATGAATACACGGCCGATCGTGCAGTGATCGATCTTGGGGTGAGCAGCTACGAGTACCAAGCATCGCTGGTGAATGCGACTGTAGGGCGCGAGGTTGTTCCGGTAAGCCACTTCAGCCTAATCCTTATTAAAAAACGCATTAAGATGATGAACAAGACCAGTAATTCAATTTGGCTACGAGCAAAAGGAATACTCGTTCCAGTAGCATTCGTATCGGCGCTCGTGCTAACGTCGTTTACCGTGGAAATGGGAGTTGATAAGATCTCTAAAGATAACGCAACTTCAACTTCGACCGATGCATCTACCAGTTTTACTCAATTAGCAAGTGAAGCAGCACTTCAGGATGATAAGATCTACAATACTGCTGAAGTGATGCCCACCTTTAAAGGTAAAGAAGCAACCCTAGGCTTCCGAGAGTACATTGTTAAGAACCTTAAATATCCTGAGGTTGCTCTTAAAAACGGTATCCAAGGAAACGTCTATGTACAATTTGTTGTAGAAAAAGATGGTTCTGTTTCCAAAGTAAAGATTCTTAAAGGAGTTGACCCCTCGCTGGATAAGGAGGCCATACGAGTAGTATCTCAAGCAACTGGATGGAAAGCAGGTGAAATAAAAGGGAAGCCTGTACGAGTTTCTTTCACATTCCCTATTAGGTATATGCTCTCCGATGGGGCAAAAGTCTCAAAAAAAGGTAAAGGTGAAGAAGAGGTTTTCTTTGTTGCCGAAGACATGCCCACCTTCAATGGGAAAGAAGCCAGCTTAGGCTTTAGGGAGTACGTAGGTGCAAACTTAAAATACCCAGAAGAGGCTGCAAAAAAAGGAATTCAAGGAACCGTATACGTACAGTTCATTGTGGAAGCATCAGGCGAAGTCTCTAACGTAAAAGTACTCCGAGGCACGGATCCTTCTCTTGACCAAGAAGCCATCCGAATCGTTAAGAATTCGCCCCGATGGACTCCTGGTAAGCAAAGAGGGGAAAACGTACGAGTATCATTTACCTTCCCTATTAAGTTTAAACTCGATGGGGCTTCCGAAACTACAAAAACCAGCGAAGACTTCTCAAAGGTTCTCAAGATCGTCAACGGGAAAGAGTACACAGGAGATCTGAACAAGATTGAAATAGTTGATCAAATTACCGTTCTAAAAGGAGAAAAAGCCATTGCAAAGTATGGCGAGAAAGGTAAGAATGGGGTTGTCGAAATAACAGTCGTAGAAGGCACCTCTGAATCAAAGGTTCTAAATGGTGTGAACATTATTGGGGAAAAGTAG
- a CDS encoding tetratricopeptide repeat protein produces the protein MRNLALVTVAFLFIATSTYAQTGNTRYGTTPEQQNECLRNLSIYIDSFKEGIYKESYKFWKAAHKVCPLNARESLYQNGVKIYTYFYGNATSEKDKRAYLDTIMNLYDLRIKHFPNSENALQDKVNAFLKFFPDEQEKSLALVDSLFTKKGNSIDGAYVIIKMHLLNNLHKNGKVAENLILDFYANANQLFEQRASSNNESDKKHRENLDAMFVQSGIANCNNLTSIYEPRLGQNTNDIDLIKKVISLFKAFSCNTSPLYERAMKELLILEPTSSNMLAIANFYSQNGRLNEAVPHFLKAVDAEKNDSTKSRILLEIASLSFKNGEKVQARDYAKKAITVDESNGYAYQLLAIIYANERFGSDEVLKRAPLMLAVDYLKKAKAKSPEISETADKLIESYSANFPTKQDLFTYAYESGQVITVGGWINEKTSIKSR, from the coding sequence ATGAGAAATCTAGCATTAGTCACAGTAGCCTTTCTATTTATAGCTACATCAACTTACGCCCAAACAGGTAATACGCGCTACGGAACAACTCCAGAACAGCAAAACGAATGCCTAAGAAATCTTAGCATTTACATAGATTCCTTCAAAGAAGGAATCTATAAAGAGTCATATAAGTTTTGGAAAGCAGCGCACAAGGTTTGTCCCCTAAACGCTAGAGAAAGTCTATACCAAAATGGAGTAAAAATATACACCTATTTCTACGGGAATGCCACATCCGAAAAAGACAAACGAGCATACCTAGATACCATCATGAATCTCTACGATCTTCGGATCAAACATTTCCCCAATAGCGAGAATGCCCTTCAAGACAAGGTAAATGCCTTTCTAAAGTTTTTCCCTGATGAACAAGAAAAATCACTCGCTTTAGTAGACAGCCTTTTTACCAAAAAAGGAAATAGTATTGACGGAGCATACGTGATCATCAAGATGCACCTCCTAAATAATCTACATAAAAATGGGAAAGTCGCCGAAAACCTCATCCTAGATTTTTATGCCAATGCCAACCAACTTTTCGAACAAAGAGCATCATCAAATAACGAATCAGACAAAAAACATAGAGAAAATCTAGATGCCATGTTTGTTCAAAGTGGCATTGCCAATTGCAATAATCTAACCAGCATATACGAGCCTCGCTTAGGTCAAAACACTAATGACATAGACCTAATAAAAAAAGTCATTTCGTTGTTTAAAGCCTTCTCTTGTAACACGTCTCCACTATACGAAAGAGCCATGAAAGAACTCCTAATACTTGAACCAACTTCATCCAATATGCTTGCTATTGCCAACTTCTACTCTCAAAATGGCAGACTCAATGAAGCAGTACCTCATTTCTTAAAGGCTGTAGATGCTGAAAAAAATGACAGTACAAAATCGAGAATATTGTTAGAAATAGCTTCTTTAAGTTTCAAAAACGGAGAAAAAGTTCAAGCTCGTGATTATGCAAAAAAGGCAATTACAGTTGATGAATCAAATGGATATGCCTATCAGCTATTAGCTATAATATATGCGAATGAACGTTTTGGAAGCGATGAAGTTTTAAAACGTGCTCCCCTTATGCTTGCTGTAGACTATTTAAAAAAAGCAAAAGCAAAAAGCCCTGAAATTTCAGAAACCGCCGATAAACTTATTGAAAGTTATTCTGCCAATTTCCCAACAAAGCAAGATCTTTTTACCTACGCCTACGAATCTGGACAAGTTATCACAGTTGGTGGATGGATCAATGAAAAAACATCCATTAAAAGCAGATAG
- a CDS encoding tetratricopeptide repeat protein, whose protein sequence is MKKIVIIAFLLITATTLFAQREEYNHAIINDDREAIIRFGEQLLSTGQPSKEVYRRLALAYKDKNSYSKSIDYLNLAYLLDSNDVKTSLALGEAYLNYGDEDKAMLSFMKVLDLDSTNTQALSIMLKIHLSNNNKPSAIQTAIKLCDIDSTNAAYFRNLGRLYETSGGVKYALHCYLKAVELNPTHLGNIILLSNAQIMNNQLDSAIRTVKGGLAIAGNLTSRSALLLRRNLANAYYRKKEYDSCLAQISTLKADGDTLEAYNYKLGGFASFKKGFFLDASEDLQVVYNKSEVGDSLSFDIPFYLGKAYYEINDTKNANKYFSKVIKNLQPNYTQLYNGHMAYAKSLSQGKSYNLAIENFNKAKEYDLESPDPYTEIANIYERSFKDYKKGIEELTKYLNLAEKMRSTNGSISSEMESSSKYIKKRIERSTESFFFQSGADGQKKVIFEKRNNKGEVIERKEMSLDEFKKQRSVK, encoded by the coding sequence ATGAAAAAAATCGTAATCATAGCCTTTTTGCTGATTACCGCTACTACCCTCTTTGCCCAGCGCGAGGAGTACAACCACGCCATTATAAACGACGACCGAGAGGCTATAATCAGGTTTGGCGAACAGCTGCTGTCAACCGGACAACCATCTAAAGAGGTATACCGTCGCTTGGCGCTTGCCTACAAGGACAAGAACAGCTACAGCAAAAGCATCGACTACCTCAACCTGGCCTACCTACTCGACTCCAACGACGTAAAAACATCGTTGGCCCTAGGCGAGGCCTACCTGAACTATGGTGACGAAGATAAGGCGATGCTCTCCTTCATGAAGGTGCTAGACCTTGACAGCACCAACACCCAAGCGCTAAGCATTATGCTCAAGATTCACCTGAGCAACAACAATAAGCCAAGTGCTATACAAACAGCTATCAAGCTATGCGATATTGACAGCACCAATGCGGCGTACTTTCGTAACCTAGGTCGCCTATACGAAACCTCTGGAGGAGTTAAGTATGCCCTACACTGCTACCTCAAAGCCGTAGAGCTTAACCCAACCCACTTGGGGAACATCATCCTGCTGAGCAATGCTCAGATTATGAATAACCAACTTGACAGCGCTATCCGAACCGTAAAAGGCGGACTAGCTATTGCCGGGAATCTTACGTCAAGATCGGCACTACTGCTACGCCGCAATCTGGCCAACGCCTACTACCGTAAGAAGGAGTACGACTCGTGCCTTGCCCAAATAAGTACATTAAAGGCTGATGGCGATACGCTGGAAGCCTACAACTACAAGCTTGGAGGCTTTGCCAGCTTCAAAAAGGGTTTCTTTCTCGATGCCTCGGAAGACCTACAGGTTGTATACAACAAGAGCGAGGTTGGAGACAGCCTTAGCTTCGACATCCCTTTTTACCTAGGCAAGGCCTACTACGAGATAAACGACACTAAAAATGCCAACAAATACTTTTCGAAAGTAATTAAGAATCTACAGCCCAACTACACCCAACTCTACAATGGGCACATGGCCTACGCTAAATCCCTTAGCCAAGGAAAGAGCTACAATTTAGCCATAGAGAATTTCAACAAGGCCAAGGAGTACGACCTCGAAAGTCCCGACCCCTACACCGAAATTGCCAACATCTATGAGCGTTCTTTTAAGGATTACAAGAAGGGAATAGAAGAGTTAACGAAATATCTGAATCTTGCCGAGAAGATGCGGTCTACAAATGGCTCCATTTCCTCCGAAATGGAAAGCAGCAGCAAATACATTAAGAAGCGAATCGAACGGAGTACCGAATCCTTCTTCTTTCAAAGCGGAGCCGACGGACAAAAGAAGGTTATCTTCGAAAAAAGGAACAATAAGGGCGAGGTAATCGAACGAAAAGAGATGTCGCTGGATGAGTTCAAAAAGCAACGAAGCGTAAAATAA
- a CDS encoding DUF2062 domain-containing protein, translated as MSSNIVTPNDPNGPSGESLKTSRRERLKQHLVKFKNLIVDPNESDLTKSVSVAVGIFISIVPLWGFQTIVAVAAAFVLRLNKPLVIAASYFSVPPMTPFILYFSVIFGGVFVSKPIAFTLSNIGLDVLQAALFQYVVGSIALAVVVASTFGLATSLLLRLRK; from the coding sequence ATGAGCAGCAACATTGTAACACCTAACGATCCGAATGGGCCTAGCGGGGAGTCTTTAAAGACATCGAGAAGAGAGAGGCTAAAGCAGCACCTTGTAAAGTTCAAGAATCTTATTGTCGATCCGAACGAGAGCGATCTTACCAAGAGCGTTTCGGTGGCCGTGGGGATATTCATTTCGATAGTTCCCCTGTGGGGATTCCAGACCATTGTTGCGGTTGCGGCTGCTTTTGTACTTAGGTTGAACAAGCCGCTGGTTATTGCCGCAAGCTACTTTAGCGTACCGCCCATGACGCCCTTTATCCTTTACTTCAGCGTGATTTTTGGAGGCGTATTCGTGAGCAAGCCCATTGCGTTTACCCTTTCCAACATTGGGCTCGATGTGCTTCAGGCGGCGCTGTTTCAGTACGTGGTGGGCAGCATTGCGCTTGCCGTTGTGGTGGCTTCTACCTTTGGACTGGCTACGTCGCTGCTGCTGAGGCTTCGAAAGTAA
- a CDS encoding DUF3078 domain-containing protein → MKKILLTTTLLMLLLPAVAATDTTAKDSTKRAWKVTGESSLGFSQVALSNWSAGGESSYSLNALVNLNATRTWGRNIWQNTLNMGYGIQQMEHQGTKKLNDQLIINTQYGYRASGKWYYTGRLNLQTQLTKGYDYNVTPKQFTSTWFAPAYLLASVGMEYINTSKTLSVLISPATAKYTIVDNGYLSSIGAFGVKVGERSRSEFGGAAIAKYKKADIIKNVNLETSLSLFSNYGDKPQNIDISWQLLAFMKINKFLSTSISTQLLYDDNVDGEVQLKEILTVGLAYTF, encoded by the coding sequence ATGAAAAAGATCTTACTTACCACTACCCTACTTATGCTACTGCTACCAGCCGTAGCAGCTACCGACACCACCGCCAAGGATAGCACCAAGCGCGCTTGGAAGGTTACCGGCGAAAGCAGCCTCGGCTTCTCGCAAGTGGCGCTCAGCAACTGGAGCGCTGGGGGCGAGAGTTCCTACTCGCTCAACGCGCTGGTAAACCTTAACGCCACCCGAACTTGGGGCCGAAACATCTGGCAGAACACGCTAAACATGGGCTACGGCATCCAACAAATGGAGCATCAGGGCACAAAAAAGCTGAATGATCAGCTCATCATAAATACCCAGTACGGCTATCGAGCTTCTGGCAAGTGGTACTACACCGGAAGGCTTAACCTGCAAACGCAGCTTACCAAAGGGTACGACTACAACGTAACGCCCAAACAGTTTACCTCTACCTGGTTTGCGCCCGCCTACCTGCTAGCATCGGTAGGTATGGAGTACATCAACACCAGCAAAACGCTAAGCGTGCTTATATCGCCTGCTACGGCCAAGTATACCATTGTTGATAACGGCTACCTATCGAGTATCGGCGCATTTGGCGTGAAGGTCGGCGAACGGAGCCGATCGGAGTTTGGTGGTGCGGCAATTGCCAAGTACAAAAAGGCAGACATCATCAAAAACGTAAACCTAGAAACTAGCCTCAGCCTGTTCTCCAACTACGGGGATAAGCCCCAGAACATCGACATCAGCTGGCAGCTGCTCGCCTTTATGAAGATCAACAAGTTCCTTTCTACCTCCATCTCCACCCAGCTGCTCTACGACGATAACGTGGACGGGGAGGTGCAGCTAAAGGAGATTCTTACCGTTGGATTGGCCTACACCTTTTAG